Proteins from a genomic interval of Candidatus Neomarinimicrobiota bacterium:
- the thiI gene encoding tRNA 4-thiouridine(8) synthase ThiI — MKFEPNTIVIHYGEIALKGKNQPDFLNRLKSNLRHKLRQHDRDWKIVKAHSYMYIKVPKNQMVPTELLHSLEQVAGIAWLAPARFFSARSIKLLTDNPELEQVTDAVVTLASETFVLDADFAVRVTRGEKRFPMKSPEIGREFGASIIGETDWESVDLDNPDRAYYIDIYVEGIFVYTDKRQGIGGLPSGITGRVLTLLSGGIDSPAAAFLAAKRGCSVDFIHFTANQVQQNQAENYKVSKLARELSHYTLRSKLYLVPYTHFEFEIMGDSMEYELMLFRRFMIRVAEALANQNKIQALVTGDNLAQVASQTLENIVSNAQAVDLPILQPVLTYDKHEIVALAKEIGTYQLSLEPYKDCCSILSKHPKTITNHDQLSHLEQDIFSDYAGLIEQTLDDAVVLEYDCGKLVEE; from the coding sequence ATGAAATTTGAACCGAATACTATTGTAATTCACTACGGCGAGATTGCGCTGAAGGGCAAAAATCAGCCGGATTTCCTGAACAGACTGAAGTCTAATCTGCGCCATAAACTCCGCCAGCACGACCGGGACTGGAAAATTGTAAAAGCGCATAGTTACATGTATATCAAGGTGCCGAAAAATCAGATGGTACCGACTGAATTGCTCCACAGCTTGGAACAAGTCGCCGGAATTGCCTGGTTAGCTCCGGCGCGATTCTTTAGTGCCCGCAGCATCAAACTACTGACGGATAACCCGGAACTGGAACAGGTCACGGATGCTGTAGTGACTCTGGCATCGGAGACGTTTGTGCTGGATGCGGATTTTGCTGTGAGAGTGACCCGCGGCGAAAAGCGGTTTCCGATGAAGTCGCCGGAGATCGGCCGAGAGTTCGGCGCCTCTATCATTGGAGAGACGGACTGGGAATCCGTCGATTTGGATAACCCCGACCGAGCGTACTACATCGACATCTATGTGGAAGGCATTTTCGTCTACACCGATAAACGTCAGGGGATCGGCGGGCTGCCGTCCGGGATCACCGGGCGCGTCCTCACCCTCCTGTCCGGCGGCATCGATTCGCCGGCTGCGGCATTTCTCGCCGCCAAGCGCGGCTGCTCGGTCGACTTCATCCATTTTACAGCAAATCAGGTACAACAAAATCAGGCGGAAAATTACAAAGTCAGTAAATTAGCACGGGAACTCAGTCACTATACCCTTCGCTCAAAACTGTACCTGGTACCTTACACCCACTTCGAGTTCGAGATCATGGGCGATTCCATGGAATACGAACTCATGCTGTTCCGCCGGTTTATGATCCGTGTCGCGGAAGCACTGGCGAATCAAAATAAGATCCAGGCGCTGGTGACCGGCGACAATCTGGCGCAGGTTGCCTCGCAGACGCTGGAAAACATTGTATCGAATGCTCAGGCAGTTGATCTTCCGATTTTACAGCCGGTGCTGACGTACGATAAACACGAAATTGTCGCACTGGCAAAGGAGATCGGTACCTATCAGCTTTCTCTGGAGCCGTATAAGGATTGTTGCTCCATTCTTAGTAAGCACCCCAAAACCATCACAAATCACGACCAGTTGAGTCACCTGGAGCAGGATATTTTCAGCGATTACGCCGGATTAATCGAGCAGACGCTGGACGATGCGGTCGTGCTGGAATATGACTGCGGGAAATTAGTGGAAGAGTAA